Proteins encoded within one genomic window of Pseudomonadales bacterium:
- a CDS encoding homoserine dehydrogenase codes for MLKPVNIGICGLGTVGGGTFNVLARNHAQIAARTGCDIRVSHVAIRQAKPEFDLSNVTVESDVLAVARAPEVDIVVETIGGYDAAKRLVLTAIEHGKHVVTANKALIAEHGNEIFSKAAEHGVSVYFEAAVAGGIPVIKALREGLAGNQIDWLAGIINGTGNFILTEMKDKGRDFADVLAEAQALGYAEADPTFDVEGIDACHKLAILASLAFGVELSFDRAYTEGISQVAPLDVVLAEELGFNIKHLGIARQLEQGIELRVHPTLIPKTQLLANVHGVMNAVMIHADAVGSTMYYGAGAGAEPTASSIVADICDIARLLDASQAQSVPPLSFAQASIQPATILPIEQVRSEFYLRFSAHDEPGVMMHVTEALSAQGISIETMIQKAPDAAEHSLVALVTDHVEEQRLRTAVAQIETLPTIQGSVHVIRVESLA; via the coding sequence GTGCTTAAACCCGTAAATATCGGTATCTGTGGCCTAGGAACGGTCGGTGGTGGCACCTTTAATGTGCTGGCCAGAAATCATGCGCAAATTGCTGCCCGTACCGGCTGCGATATTCGTGTCAGCCATGTGGCGATTCGCCAAGCGAAGCCTGAATTTGATTTGTCGAATGTGACTGTTGAGTCAGATGTGTTGGCAGTGGCGCGCGCGCCTGAAGTCGATATTGTGGTTGAAACTATTGGCGGTTATGACGCCGCTAAACGTTTGGTGTTGACCGCTATTGAACACGGTAAACATGTGGTGACTGCCAATAAGGCTTTAATCGCCGAGCATGGTAACGAGATTTTTAGCAAAGCCGCTGAACATGGCGTTTCGGTCTATTTTGAAGCTGCGGTTGCCGGCGGTATTCCGGTAATCAAAGCCTTGCGCGAGGGCCTGGCCGGTAATCAAATTGATTGGCTAGCCGGCATTATTAACGGCACTGGTAATTTTATTCTCACCGAGATGAAAGATAAGGGTCGTGACTTTGCTGACGTTTTGGCCGAAGCACAGGCACTGGGTTATGCCGAAGCGGATCCAACCTTTGATGTTGAAGGTATCGATGCCTGCCATAAGCTGGCGATATTGGCCTCATTAGCGTTTGGGGTGGAATTATCTTTTGATCGCGCCTATACCGAGGGCATTAGTCAGGTTGCGCCTTTAGATGTGGTGTTGGCAGAAGAGCTTGGGTTTAATATTAAGCATTTAGGCATTGCGCGTCAGCTTGAGCAGGGTATTGAGTTACGCGTTCATCCAACCTTGATTCCAAAAACTCAGCTATTAGCAAACGTGCATGGCGTGATGAATGCGGTAATGATTCATGCCGACGCGGTTGGTTCAACCATGTATTACGGTGCCGGAGCAGGTGCCGAACCAACAGCTTCGTCGATTGTCGCTGATATCTGCGATATTGCACGCTTGTTAGATGCTAGCCAGGCGCAATCCGTACCGCCGCTATCATTTGCACAGGCAAGTATTCAGCCGGCGACGATTTTGCCGATTGAACAGGTGCGTAGCGAATTTTATTTGCGTTTCAGTGCGCATGATGAACCCGGTGTGATGATGCACGTTACAGAAGCCTTGAGTGCGCAAGGTATTAGCATTGAGACGATGATTCAAAAAGCGCCCGATGCTGCTGAGCATTCTCTGGTTGCCTTAGTAACCGATCATGTTGAAGAACAACGCTTGCGCACCGCCGTTGCGCAAATCGAGACGCTGCCAACCATTCAGGGTTCGGTGCATGTGATTCGGGTCGAATCGCTGGCCTAG
- a CDS encoding site-specific tyrosine recombinase XerD: protein GRKLPQHISEEDVEALLDAPDLNQPIEFRDRAMLELLYACGLRVSELIQLQLADISVSQGIVRVLGKGGKERIVPMGYAAIDWLEAYLRDVRPLLLGDKQSTVCFLSRRGQAMTRQTFWHRIKHYALCANISSDLSPHTIRHAFATHLLNNGADLRVVQLLLGHSDLSTTQIYTHIATARLQQLHQQHHPRG, encoded by the coding sequence GGCAGAAAGCTGCCGCAGCATATCAGCGAAGAAGACGTTGAGGCTTTGCTGGATGCGCCAGACTTAAATCAGCCGATCGAGTTTCGTGATCGCGCCATGCTGGAATTACTGTATGCCTGCGGTCTGCGGGTGTCAGAGCTGATTCAACTGCAGCTGGCGGATATCAGTGTCAGTCAGGGTATTGTGCGGGTGCTTGGGAAGGGCGGCAAAGAGCGGATTGTGCCGATGGGTTATGCTGCAATAGATTGGTTAGAGGCGTATTTGCGCGATGTGCGACCGCTTTTACTGGGAGACAAGCAGTCGACGGTTTGTTTTTTATCGCGACGTGGTCAGGCCATGACGCGACAGACTTTCTGGCATCGCATCAAGCATTATGCCCTGTGTGCCAATATCAGTAGCGATTTGTCACCGCATACCATTCGTCACGCCTTTGCAACACATTTACTGAATAATGGTGCCGACTTGCGGGTAGTTCAGTTATTATTGGGCCACAGTGATTTATCCACTACGCAAATTTATACCCATATCGCAACCGCTAGGCTGCAGCAGCTGCATCAGCAACATCACCCACGTGGCTGA
- a CDS encoding threonine synthase has protein sequence MKYISTRGQAPVLNFEQVMLTGLASDGGLYVPEQLPRFSREKIASFAAMSYAEVAYEVMQPFVTGCIDDDDFKAMIEDCYQEFRHPAVAPLVQLGHNEWLLELFQGPTLAFKDFALQLLGRLLDYVLERKQQKVVIMGATSGDTGSAAIEGCRRCKNIDIFILHPHQRVSDVQRKQMTSVLADNIHNIALEGNFDDCQSMVKASFNDQSFLPDGRQLVAVNSINWARIMAQIVYYFYAAAALGAPDKEVGFSVPTGNFGDIFAGYLAKQMGLPINQLIVATNTNDILHRTIAKNLYQKHELVHTLSPSMDIMVSSNFERLLFDVFDRDGAELAAFMAACNGDQTVTLPQDKFDHTRELFDSFAVDDAMTCETIASVFEQTEYLLDPHSAIGVKAAREVRRSTATPMVTLATAHPAKFAEAALQAGQSEEPALPHHMADLMQREERFTVLANDMQQVHAFMQQNIVA, from the coding sequence ATGAAATATATTAGTACCCGCGGCCAAGCCCCCGTGCTTAATTTTGAACAGGTAATGCTGACAGGCTTAGCCAGCGATGGTGGCTTATATGTGCCCGAGCAGCTGCCACGTTTTAGCCGCGAAAAAATTGCTAGCTTTGCGGCGATGTCTTATGCCGAAGTGGCTTATGAGGTGATGCAGCCCTTTGTTACTGGCTGTATTGACGATGATGATTTTAAAGCGATGATTGAAGACTGCTATCAAGAGTTTCGTCATCCTGCGGTAGCGCCTTTGGTTCAGCTTGGCCATAACGAATGGCTGCTAGAGCTATTTCAAGGTCCGACCTTGGCATTCAAGGACTTTGCTTTGCAGCTCTTAGGTCGCCTATTAGATTATGTGTTAGAGCGTAAGCAGCAAAAAGTTGTGATTATGGGAGCAACGTCGGGCGATACTGGCTCTGCAGCTATAGAAGGTTGTCGTCGCTGTAAGAATATCGATATTTTTATTCTGCATCCGCACCAGCGTGTTTCAGATGTGCAGCGTAAACAGATGACCTCAGTATTGGCAGACAACATCCATAATATTGCGCTAGAGGGCAATTTTGATGATTGCCAGTCGATGGTGAAAGCCAGCTTTAATGATCAGTCATTCTTGCCCGATGGGCGCCAGCTTGTTGCCGTTAATTCGATAAACTGGGCGCGTATCATGGCGCAAATTGTTTATTATTTTTATGCTGCCGCGGCACTTGGCGCACCTGATAAAGAGGTTGGCTTTTCGGTGCCAACCGGTAATTTTGGTGATATTTTTGCGGGCTATTTAGCTAAGCAAATGGGGCTGCCAATTAATCAATTGATTGTTGCCACCAATACTAACGATATTCTTCATCGTACTATTGCCAAAAATTTATATCAGAAGCATGAGTTGGTGCACACCTTATCGCCATCGATGGATATTATGGTTTCATCCAATTTCGAGCGCTTATTGTTTGATGTGTTTGATCGCGATGGCGCAGAGCTTGCTGCATTTATGGCTGCCTGTAACGGTGATCAAACAGTGACCCTGCCGCAGGATAAATTTGACCATACCCGTGAGCTATTCGACAGTTTTGCGGTTGATGACGCCATGACCTGTGAAACGATTGCCTCGGTATTTGAGCAAACTGAATATTTATTGGATCCACACTCTGCAATTGGTGTTAAAGCAGCGCGTGAGGTTCGTCGCAGTACGGCAACTCCTATGGTTACCTTAGCGACCGCGCATCCGGCAAAATTTGCGGAGGCAGCCTTGCAGGCTGGACAAAGCGAAGAGCCGGCATTGCCGCACCATATGGCTGATTTAATGCAGCGTGAAGAGCGCTTTACCGTTTTGGCCAATGATATGCAGCAGGTGCATGCGTTTATGCAGCAAAATATTGTTGCATAA
- a CDS encoding DsbC family protein, with the protein MSGLPARVYGLVCLALISMQSACQADSAESAPSADSPSPTQSAPLQLIQPAEVTDADVAAITRKAQAVFAGIDDRFSVSSVTAAGIDGYYRIKIAQGPTLYTDANVSYFFSGELFQVTDNGLVNLSQQSQAVERRALMANLDPESMIIFPAEGEQKAQVTVFTDVDCFYCQKLHQEVPALNAAGIAVRYMAFPRAGIGSSSYDKVVSAWCADDPLTAMTRLKARQSITDKRCENPVAEHYRLGQTLGVSGTPAILLDDGVIIPGYRPADDLIKQLLN; encoded by the coding sequence ATGTCAGGATTACCCGCCAGGGTTTATGGACTTGTATGCCTAGCTTTGATTAGCATGCAATCGGCTTGTCAGGCTGACTCTGCCGAATCGGCGCCGTCGGCTGATAGCCCATCGCCAACGCAATCGGCGCCGTTACAGCTTATCCAGCCTGCCGAGGTGACAGATGCCGATGTGGCCGCTATTACCCGCAAAGCGCAGGCGGTGTTTGCTGGCATAGATGATCGCTTTAGCGTTAGCAGCGTTACCGCTGCCGGTATTGACGGATACTACCGGATAAAAATCGCGCAGGGCCCAACCCTTTATACTGACGCCAATGTCAGCTATTTTTTCTCCGGTGAATTATTCCAAGTAACCGACAACGGTCTAGTGAATTTAAGCCAGCAGTCACAGGCCGTTGAGCGCCGCGCCTTAATGGCAAATTTAGACCCTGAGTCGATGATTATTTTCCCCGCCGAGGGCGAGCAAAAAGCGCAAGTGACGGTGTTTACCGATGTTGACTGTTTCTATTGTCAGAAGCTGCATCAAGAAGTGCCCGCCTTAAATGCTGCGGGTATTGCGGTTCGCTATATGGCATTTCCGCGCGCCGGCATTGGCTCAAGCTCTTACGACAAGGTGGTATCGGCCTGGTGTGCTGACGATCCGTTGACCGCGATGACGCGCTTAAAAGCTCGCCAGTCGATCACTGATAAGCGTTGTGAAAACCCAGTGGCCGAGCATTATCGACTTGGCCAAACCCTGGGGGTGAGCGGCACGCCGGCAATTTTACTGGACGATGGGGTGATTATTCCTGGCTACCGTCCGGCTGATGACTTAATTAAGCAGCTGCTGAACTGA